In the genome of Corynebacterium glucuronolyticum DSM 44120, the window TTCCCAGATCGGCTACTTCGTCACCATCAACATCGCCGCCGCCGCGGATGCCGCCGCTCCGAACATCTACATGCAGGCCTGGCTCCTCCTCCAGATGCCCTACGGCATCATCGGCGTCACGCTGCTCACCGCCATCATGCCGCGCCTGTCCCGCAACGCCGCCGAGGGCGACGATGAGGCGGTGGTCGCGGACCTTACCCTCGCCACCCGCCTGACTTTTATGGCGCTCATCCCCGTCGTTATCTTCATGACGTTCTTTGGCCCCTACATGGGCCGTGGCCTCTTCGGGTACCTGAACATGGACACGGAGTCGGCGAACCTCATCGGCATCACGCTGGCCGCCAGTGCCTTCACCCTCCTTCCGTACGCCGCGGTCCTGCTTCACCTGCGCGTCTTCTACGCCCGCGAGGAGGCCTGGACGCCGACGTACATCATCGCCGGCATCACGATCACCAAAATCGCCCTCTCCATGCTCGCCCCGGTGGTCGCAAGCTCCACCCGCAACGTCGTTGTCCTCCTCGGTGCCGCCAACGGTTTCGGTTTCCTCGCCGGCGCGATCATCGGCACGGTGTTGCTGCGCCGCAAGCTCGGTCACCTGGGCAACAAGGCGATCCTCAAGGCCAGCGCGTCCGCGCTCGGCGCGTCGCTCGTCGGCATCGCCGTCGCTTTCGGCATCGATTACCTCCTCCTGGAGCGCGTCCCTGTGGATGGCTCCCTCTGGTTCCTCATCCGCACGGGCATCTCCGGCATCATCTTCCTGGCCGTCACCGGTGTCATCATGTACAAGGCGGATCCGAGCTTCATCCAGCGCCTCACGCGCCGCGGTTCGGATACGGACATCGTCGATACGATGGGTGCGCTCCCGCCGATGAGCGCTGGTGAGGTGCGTCGCCCGCGCCTCGTCCCGGGCGCCCCGATCCTCTCCGGTCGCTTCCGTCTGCTGCGCTCCTACGGCGGCTGGCCGGGTGCCTCCCTCTGGATGGCCCTGGACACGGAAAACGATGCGCCTGTGTCCCTCACCTTCACGGATCGGCCGACGTCCGCGCCGGGCAAGGTCGTCGGTTACCGTTACGGTTCCCTTATCATCAACAATTGGGTAAAGGGAAAGTCCCTGGATGAGGCCCACCTCGACGCGGAGCAGGCGGCACGGGCCGCCGCCGAGGTCGCCTCCCTCGAGGGGGTTCATTCCACGGATCAGCTGCGCATCGCTACGGATGGTTCGGTGCACAACGCGTTCCCCATCGCGGGGCTCACCTCGAATTCCCGCGCCCTCGTCGCCTCCGCTCTCGATCGTTTGCTTGCCGACGCCCCCATCCCACCGTGGCTCTCCACCCTCCGTCAGGAGCTTGCCGACGCCTCCGGCCGCCCCGTCGAGGACATCGCCCGCGACCTCACCGAAGGTTCGGAGACCTTTGCTGTCACCAACGAGTTCGTCCCCGCACCCCCGGAGCACGTCGGCTTCGGCGCCCGCGATTTCTCCGCGATGGGCAAGGTCATCGTCGTCGCCGCCATCATCGGCATCCTCGTCCTCATCGCCTCCCTGACGATGTTCCTCGTCAGCGTCATGACCTAAAACGCGCGCGCTCCTTTTCCCCGCGCGCGTTCCTTTTCCACGCGTGCGCGAGGTACGAGCGCACGAGGTACGAGCGCGCGCCAAACGCGTGTGTCGCGCCTGGCCTGGCACCAGCGGGCATCCTGGGCCACACTGGGTGGTGAAACCATTTCACCAACTACATACGGGGGAAAATCCAATGGGGGATTTCGATCTGATCACGCTGTATCTTGCTGGGGATTCGCGGGCTTTTTCTAGCCTCGCCCAGCGCTATATGCCTTAT includes:
- a CDS encoding murein biosynthesis integral membrane protein MurJ; its protein translation is MAYVSDNQGARRRIVAPTPPAPVPSLGAPSGDPNGAPINGAPINGAPQNGAPNAKQATPESTKDAGQQASDADVVRSTGSMAIATLISRMTGFLRNLAITATLGAAVASTFNAANVLPNLITEIVLGAVLTALVVPVLVRAQKEDADGGAEFIRRLATLTFSLLAVVTVLATLGSPLLTFLLLGDGKANTAQATSFAYLLLPQIFFYGVFALFMAICNTRGVFKPGAWAPVLNNVVCLATFALYWLIPGDLAPDEVGIFNPRIALLGLGTTLGVVVQTLIMLPALKKLNINLKPLWGLDARLKQFGGMAMAIVVYVAISQIGYFVTINIAAAADAAAPNIYMQAWLLLQMPYGIIGVTLLTAIMPRLSRNAAEGDDEAVVADLTLATRLTFMALIPVVIFMTFFGPYMGRGLFGYLNMDTESANLIGITLAASAFTLLPYAAVLLHLRVFYAREEAWTPTYIIAGITITKIALSMLAPVVASSTRNVVVLLGAANGFGFLAGAIIGTVLLRRKLGHLGNKAILKASASALGASLVGIAVAFGIDYLLLERVPVDGSLWFLIRTGISGIIFLAVTGVIMYKADPSFIQRLTRRGSDTDIVDTMGALPPMSAGEVRRPRLVPGAPILSGRFRLLRSYGGWPGASLWMALDTENDAPVSLTFTDRPTSAPGKVVGYRYGSLIINNWVKGKSLDEAHLDAEQAARAAAEVASLEGVHSTDQLRIATDGSVHNAFPIAGLTSNSRALVASALDRLLADAPIPPWLSTLRQELADASGRPVEDIARDLTEGSETFAVTNEFVPAPPEHVGFGARDFSAMGKVIVVAAIIGILVLIASLTMFLVSVMT